Proteins from a genomic interval of Pseudomonas anuradhapurensis:
- a CDS encoding AAA family ATPase encodes MFYLPLPSDQADRLASAPATEFFSTASLLEAATVLFVQNLPRQPATASADAQERRFAEIVRIANEVESAAPGRFQGQVAQHFDREAFAMGLGMLGENGIALLSGEVPYQADELLDAEGQWNFQFAANYRQRATPLHPVYLPSLASDLMLSDQQNRLLREFLSGVDESVAVQGFAGTGKTFLIHQFARLLDPQRTLLLALTEGQLRALQARVKDAAAYTALTFGQLADELLNRDLTSNGWRLRDPYRTKLSWRPQDAQVVRWLGIPDIGPLAAREVVALCIRAVRSFCHSADSQLQLHHLPWAGPGTTPLDQEVLLEKARLYWQELIRPSAREIQLPVRDYHRVKLLSLTADVIDSRYTHVIVDEAHELSAPMLAVLDRSPQSIIALGDELQNLNGLSPHHGSFIRQRCIDRSLRAGPAMDNVLNPLIQAHPAAIQGAFSGSAEHYTRVSFFDAVSVPEQPTALIVDDEWGLFGWFQRLTHQGVPFVLLKSARKDFELFVEDCIELYRHGTRPRHPMLFRYASWQALEQDKGDDKAFVAVANMLRKGYTPEHFARAKSRYRWDKAPKLFLGRVRDVKNMEFARVMVSPELMVAPQVAGNRNERARMLAGLYTACSRARHELIVPGGMLDWVKDQVRD; translated from the coding sequence ATGTTCTACCTGCCTTTGCCCAGCGACCAGGCCGACCGCCTCGCCAGCGCGCCTGCTACCGAGTTCTTCAGTACCGCCAGCCTGCTGGAAGCCGCTACAGTGCTGTTCGTGCAAAACCTGCCGCGCCAGCCCGCCACGGCCTCGGCGGACGCGCAGGAACGCCGTTTCGCTGAAATCGTGCGCATCGCCAACGAGGTCGAGAGCGCCGCACCCGGGCGTTTCCAGGGCCAGGTGGCGCAGCACTTCGACCGTGAAGCCTTCGCGATGGGCCTGGGCATGCTCGGCGAGAACGGGATCGCACTGTTGTCCGGCGAGGTGCCGTACCAGGCCGACGAGCTGCTGGACGCCGAAGGCCAGTGGAACTTCCAGTTCGCCGCCAACTATCGCCAGCGCGCAACGCCATTGCACCCGGTGTACCTGCCGTCGCTGGCCAGCGACCTGATGCTCAGCGACCAGCAGAACCGGCTGTTGCGCGAGTTTCTCAGTGGGGTCGACGAATCGGTGGCCGTGCAGGGCTTCGCCGGCACCGGCAAGACCTTCCTGATTCATCAGTTCGCCCGCCTGCTCGACCCCCAGCGTACGCTATTGCTGGCATTGACCGAAGGCCAGTTGCGAGCCTTGCAGGCGCGCGTCAAGGACGCCGCCGCCTACACGGCGCTGACCTTCGGCCAATTGGCCGACGAGCTGCTCAACCGCGACCTCACCAGCAACGGTTGGCGCCTGCGTGACCCGTATCGCACCAAACTGTCGTGGCGCCCGCAGGATGCGCAGGTGGTCCGCTGGCTGGGCATCCCCGACATCGGCCCGCTGGCTGCCCGTGAGGTGGTGGCCTTGTGCATTCGTGCCGTGCGGAGCTTCTGCCACAGCGCCGATAGCCAGCTGCAACTGCACCATCTGCCGTGGGCCGGGCCGGGGACTACGCCGCTGGACCAGGAGGTGCTGCTGGAAAAGGCACGGTTGTACTGGCAGGAACTGATTCGCCCGTCAGCCCGGGAAATCCAGTTGCCGGTACGCGACTATCACCGGGTCAAGTTGCTGTCGCTGACTGCGGATGTGATCGACAGCCGCTACACCCATGTCATCGTCGACGAGGCCCACGAGCTGTCGGCGCCGATGCTCGCCGTGCTCGACCGCAGCCCGCAGTCGATCATTGCCCTGGGTGACGAGCTGCAGAACCTCAACGGCCTCAGCCCGCACCACGGCAGCTTCATTCGCCAGCGCTGCATCGACCGCTCACTGCGCGCCGGGCCGGCCATGGACAACGTGCTCAACCCATTGATCCAGGCCCACCCGGCGGCGATCCAGGGGGCTTTCAGCGGCAGCGCCGAGCATTACACCCGGGTCAGCTTCTTCGATGCCGTCAGCGTTCCCGAACAGCCCACCGCGCTGATCGTCGACGACGAATGGGGCTTGTTCGGCTGGTTCCAGCGCCTGACGCACCAGGGCGTGCCGTTCGTGCTGCTGAAAAGCGCGCGCAAGGACTTCGAGCTGTTCGTCGAGGACTGCATCGAGCTGTATCGCCATGGCACCCGGCCACGCCACCCGATGCTGTTCCGTTATGCCAGTTGGCAGGCACTGGAGCAGGACAAGGGCGATGACAAGGCCTTCGTTGCCGTGGCCAACATGCTGCGCAAGGGCTACACGCCGGAGCACTTCGCCAGGGCCAAGAGCCGTTACCGCTGGGACAAGGCGCCCAAGCTGTTCCTGGGGCGGGTGCGGGATGTGAAGAACATGGAATTTGCCCGGGTGATGGTATCGCCGGAGCTGATGGTGGCGCCGCAGGTGGCCGGTAACCGCAACGAGCGTGCGCGGATGTTGGCCGGGTTGTACACCGCCTGTTCGCGGGCGCGGCATGAACTGATCGTGCCGGGGGGAATGCTGGACTGGGTCAAGGACCAGGTTCGGGATTGA
- a CDS encoding aldehyde dehydrogenase family protein has translation MSAISSLTHAISLDPYSGEQIGAYPFDSDAAVEAALQRAKVGFGQWRQVSLGQRSEYLLALASTLEGKAEAFAQMISREIGKPIAQARGEVSKCVGLCRWYAEHGPAMLAAEPTQVEKARIEYRPLGPILAVMPWNFPVWQVLRGAVPAILAGNTYVLKHAPNVMGSAYLLGELFKDAGLPEGVFEVLNVTPDGVTRAINDPRIAAVTLTGSVRAGMAIGAQAGAALKKCVLELGGSDPFIVLADADLDAAVKAAVIGRYQNTGQVCAAAKRLIVEASVVEEFTRRFVDATRELKVGNPLEDDTYIGPMARYDLRDELDGQVQASIAEGATLLLGGHKVEGVANFYAPTVLANVTPDMTAFRQELFGPVAAIISARDADHAVELANDSDFGLASTIYTADYALAERMTAALDTGGVFINGYCASDPRVAFGGVKKSGFGRELSHFGVREFTNAQTVWLDRN, from the coding sequence ATGAGCGCGATCAGCAGCCTGACCCACGCCATCTCCCTCGACCCGTACAGCGGTGAGCAGATCGGCGCCTACCCGTTCGACAGCGACGCCGCAGTGGAAGCGGCGCTGCAACGTGCCAAGGTTGGCTTCGGCCAGTGGCGCCAGGTGTCGCTGGGTCAGCGCAGCGAGTACTTGCTGGCCCTGGCCAGCACCCTCGAAGGCAAGGCCGAAGCCTTCGCGCAGATGATCAGCCGCGAAATCGGCAAACCGATCGCCCAGGCCCGTGGCGAGGTCAGCAAATGTGTCGGCCTGTGCCGCTGGTACGCCGAGCACGGCCCGGCAATGCTCGCTGCCGAGCCGACCCAGGTGGAAAAGGCCCGCATCGAATACCGCCCGCTGGGCCCGATCCTGGCGGTGATGCCGTGGAACTTCCCGGTATGGCAGGTACTGCGCGGCGCCGTGCCGGCGATCCTGGCCGGCAATACCTACGTGCTCAAGCATGCCCCGAACGTGATGGGCAGCGCTTACCTGCTGGGTGAGCTGTTCAAGGATGCCGGCCTGCCAGAAGGCGTGTTCGAGGTACTGAACGTGACCCCGGACGGTGTCACCCGTGCCATCAACGACCCGCGCATTGCCGCCGTCACCCTCACCGGCAGCGTGCGGGCCGGCATGGCCATTGGTGCGCAGGCTGGCGCGGCGCTGAAGAAGTGCGTACTGGAACTGGGCGGCTCCGACCCGTTCATCGTGCTGGCCGACGCCGACCTGGATGCTGCCGTGAAGGCGGCGGTGATCGGCCGCTACCAGAACACCGGCCAGGTCTGTGCAGCGGCCAAGCGCCTGATCGTCGAAGCCAGCGTCGTGGAGGAATTCACCCGCAGGTTCGTCGACGCCACGCGTGAGCTGAAGGTGGGCAACCCGCTGGAAGACGATACCTACATCGGCCCGATGGCCCGTTACGACCTGCGTGACGAGCTGGATGGCCAGGTCCAGGCGAGCATCGCCGAAGGCGCTACCCTGCTGCTGGGCGGGCACAAGGTCGAAGGTGTGGCCAACTTCTACGCGCCGACCGTGCTGGCCAACGTCACCCCGGACATGACGGCGTTCCGCCAGGAGCTGTTCGGGCCGGTAGCGGCGATCATCAGCGCCCGCGATGCGGACCACGCGGTGGAGCTGGCCAACGACAGCGACTTCGGCCTGGCTTCGACCATCTACACCGCCGACTACGCGTTGGCCGAGCGCATGACTGCAGCCCTGGATACCGGTGGCGTGTTCATCAACGGCTACTGCGCTTCCGACCCCCGCGTGGCGTTCGGCGGGGTGAAGAAGAGCGGTTTCGGGCGCGAGCTGTCGCACTTTGGCGTGCGTGAGTTCACCAATGCGCAGACGGTTTGGCTGGATCGTAACTGA
- the ptrR gene encoding putrescine utilization regulator PtrR — protein MDLVQLEIFKAVAEQGSISAAAQHIHRVPSNLTTRIKQLEEDLGVELFIREKSRLRLSPAGWNFLEYTRRILDLVHEARLTVAGEDPQGTFALGSLESTAAVRIPALLAAYNQRYPKVDLDLSTGPSGTMLEGVLSGRLVAAFVDGPVLHPTLEGMPVFEEEMMVIAPLNHAPVHRAQDVNGENIYAFRANCSYRHHFENWFVQDQAVPGKIHEMESYHGMLACVSAGAGLAMMPRSMLDNMPGCSTVSAWPMSEDFRYLKTWLVWRRGTVSRSLSMFVKLLEEGRAS, from the coding sequence GTGGACCTGGTGCAACTGGAAATCTTCAAGGCGGTCGCCGAGCAGGGCAGTATCAGCGCCGCCGCGCAGCACATCCATCGGGTACCGTCGAACCTGACTACACGCATCAAGCAGCTGGAGGAAGACCTTGGCGTGGAACTGTTCATTCGGGAAAAGAGCCGCCTGCGCCTGTCACCGGCAGGCTGGAACTTTCTCGAATACACCCGGCGTATCCTCGACCTGGTTCACGAGGCGCGCCTGACGGTGGCCGGCGAGGATCCGCAAGGCACCTTCGCCCTGGGCTCGCTGGAAAGCACGGCGGCAGTGCGCATCCCGGCCTTGCTGGCGGCGTACAACCAGCGCTACCCCAAGGTCGACCTGGACCTGTCCACCGGGCCATCCGGGACCATGCTCGAGGGCGTGCTGTCCGGGCGCCTGGTGGCGGCGTTCGTCGACGGGCCGGTACTGCACCCGACGCTGGAGGGTATGCCGGTATTCGAGGAAGAAATGATGGTCATTGCGCCACTCAACCATGCCCCGGTGCACCGCGCCCAGGACGTCAACGGCGAAAACATCTACGCTTTCCGCGCCAACTGTTCGTACCGCCACCACTTCGAGAACTGGTTCGTGCAGGACCAGGCGGTACCGGGCAAGATCCACGAAATGGAGTCGTACCACGGCATGCTGGCCTGTGTCAGCGCCGGCGCCGGGCTGGCCATGATGCCGCGCAGCATGCTCGACAACATGCCTGGTTGCAGCACCGTCAGCGCCTGGCCAATGTCGGAGGATTTCCGCTACCTGAAAACCTGGCTGGTTTGGCGACGGGGCACGGTGTCACGCAGCTTGAGCATGTTCGTGAAATTACTCGAAGAAGGCCGCGCAAGCTGA
- a CDS encoding carboxypeptidase regulatory-like domain-containing protein: MRNHHYALGAALLVALALPWTLAAAADLNARIDMQAVQLQPQEQNGVRYLQGGIGQDEANALRKTPGYDLHVELSTGPEGKFQSGASVDIQNAQGQPVLSISDAGPLLYVQLPPGKYKVTGNAQGETVQQMVTVNGKSPATVNLNWH; this comes from the coding sequence ATGCGTAATCATCACTATGCCCTCGGTGCCGCACTGCTGGTCGCCCTGGCGCTGCCCTGGACCCTGGCGGCTGCCGCCGACCTGAATGCCCGGATCGACATGCAGGCTGTGCAGCTGCAGCCCCAGGAGCAGAACGGCGTGCGCTACCTGCAAGGGGGCATCGGCCAGGACGAGGCCAATGCCCTGCGCAAGACCCCGGGCTATGACCTCCACGTCGAACTCTCGACCGGCCCGGAAGGCAAGTTCCAAAGCGGTGCCAGCGTGGATATCCAGAATGCCCAAGGTCAGCCCGTGCTCAGCATCTCGGATGCCGGGCCGCTGCTGTACGTGCAGTTGCCGCCGGGCAAGTACAAAGTCACTGGCAATGCTCAGGGCGAAACGGTGCAACAAATGGTCACCGTCAACGGCAAGTCGCCTGCGACCGTGAATCTGAACTGGCATTGA
- a CDS encoding phytanoyl-CoA dioxygenase family protein, with the protein MSLDLQLQSLDEQGYVLLPAVLEPLRIALLRCAIDDLQPIHWDYQGLLEHYKCVFNRNPLWLPFLDLPALIALAEAALGADCHVIGQTAWRSHPGYPGMALHLDHLPMQLPDWLSERGDFVQPAQILTAQLYLSDIDQDIGPTWIVPASHRAGRPPQPGEDQWQGRQAVPLLCQAGDALVFRSDVWHRGGANNSQTRVRDMLQVHYGRRMVAQKFSPYLDWRFNPQVLEAATPRQRRLLGEHDEAEYD; encoded by the coding sequence ATGAGCCTGGACCTGCAGTTGCAAAGCTTGGACGAGCAGGGCTACGTGCTGCTCCCCGCTGTGCTCGAGCCCTTGCGCATCGCCTTGTTGCGCTGCGCCATCGACGACCTGCAACCCATCCACTGGGACTATCAGGGGCTGCTGGAACATTACAAGTGCGTGTTCAACCGCAACCCGCTGTGGCTACCCTTTCTCGACCTGCCTGCGCTGATTGCCCTGGCCGAAGCGGCGCTGGGCGCCGACTGCCATGTAATCGGCCAGACCGCCTGGCGTAGCCACCCCGGCTACCCCGGCATGGCCCTGCATCTGGACCACCTGCCCATGCAGCTGCCCGACTGGCTCAGCGAACGCGGCGACTTCGTCCAACCTGCGCAGATCCTGACGGCGCAGTTGTACCTCAGCGACATTGACCAGGACATCGGGCCGACCTGGATCGTGCCCGCTAGCCATCGTGCTGGGCGGCCTCCGCAGCCTGGTGAGGACCAGTGGCAGGGCCGCCAGGCAGTACCGCTGCTGTGCCAGGCAGGCGATGCGCTGGTATTTCGCAGCGATGTCTGGCACCGCGGCGGGGCCAACAACAGCCAGACACGTGTGCGTGACATGCTGCAAGTGCACTATGGCCGGCGCATGGTGGCGCAGAAGTTTTCTCCTTATCTGGACTGGCGCTTCAACCCGCAGGTGCTGGAGGCGGCCACGCCCCGACAACGGCGTTTGCTCGGCGAGCATGACGAAGCGGAATATGACTGA
- a CDS encoding acyloxyacyl hydrolase — MAQAAQVSGAVGATGQGDMTYRIGLSFDWDKKWLESSSGYLSGYWDAAYTYWEGGEASGAHSLSVSPVFTYEFSGFRYTPYIEAGIGLAAFSKTDVGDQRLGSALNFEDRIGFGLKLPGEQKVGIRAMHYSNAGLKQPNDGIESYSLFYSKGF; from the coding sequence ATGGCCCAGGCAGCGCAGGTGTCCGGTGCCGTTGGCGCAACTGGCCAAGGCGACATGACCTACCGTATCGGCCTGTCGTTCGACTGGGACAAGAAATGGCTGGAAAGCAGCTCCGGCTACCTCAGCGGATACTGGGATGCGGCCTACACCTATTGGGAAGGCGGTGAGGCCAGTGGCGCCCATTCGCTTTCGGTCAGCCCGGTGTTCACCTATGAATTCAGCGGTTTCCGTTACACCCCCTACATTGAGGCCGGCATTGGCCTGGCGGCGTTCTCCAAGACCGACGTGGGCGACCAGCGCCTGGGGTCGGCGCTCAACTTCGAGGACCGCATCGGCTTTGGCCTGAAATTGCCGGGGGAGCAGAAGGTGGGGATCCGCGCGATGCATTATTCCAACGCGGGGCTCAAGCAGCCTAACGACGGCATCGAATCGTACTCGCTGTTCTACAGCAAAGGCTTCTGA
- a CDS encoding TonB-dependent siderophore receptor produces MRRTFVSLCVLHAVSPLAFAEPEPLGAPAQIELQALSITGNADSERADGPVDGYKASRSASATRTDTALHETPQSVSVVPKDVLQDTGATRLQDGLDYAGGVGRANNFGGQGLTTFTVRGFTTGEFYRNGFPINRGYPNAPDANTVERLEVIRGPASSLYGRGDPGGTFNVVSKQPLPESKVTLGSQFDDQGMHRATLDASGPLNQDGSLAYRLNLLGEGGDSFRDDVESERYDVAPVVSWQVNDSTKVVFEGDFMRNNHPLDRGLTRYPTQTGSASRDTYIWEKGSDNLLHNDNNMTQLRFEHLLNEDWTLGGGFQYLDGSLKGNAVEGTKLQADGRTLDRNFNYRKLEWTDRDWQLNLTGHFDTGTLSHTLLTGIEYENYHYSSIIRRSSAPYPIDIYDPVLGQPRPALNATPTTWDNEKLQTWAFFIQDQVALTERLKALAGVRFERFEHDYDDRRAANRDFQKGENGVTPRFGLIYDLTDTVAVYANTARSFKPNTGTPAGNGSSGFDPEKGKSYELGVKWEALDRQLSVDAAIYHIVKENVLANDPNDATGTYKIAAGEVRSRGLDINVAGNLTPEWRVIGGYAYVDAEVTKDTSLPKGTHLANIPRNSFSLLNTYEFQDGLAKGLGLGVGVKYVDDRAGQTAASTYTMESYSVVDLLSFYQVNEHVRLNLDVKNLFNKGYDEGAFNSYVYPGAPRTVQAGVSYTF; encoded by the coding sequence ATGCGCCGTACGTTCGTTTCGCTTTGTGTGCTTCATGCCGTCTCCCCGTTGGCCTTTGCCGAGCCCGAGCCGCTCGGCGCCCCCGCCCAGATCGAACTGCAGGCCCTGAGCATTACCGGCAATGCCGACAGCGAGCGTGCCGATGGCCCCGTCGACGGCTACAAGGCCAGCCGTTCGGCCAGCGCCACCCGCACCGACACCGCGCTGCATGAAACCCCGCAATCGGTCAGCGTGGTGCCCAAGGACGTGCTGCAAGACACTGGCGCCACCCGCCTGCAGGACGGCCTGGACTATGCCGGTGGTGTCGGGCGCGCCAACAACTTCGGCGGCCAGGGCCTGACCACCTTCACCGTGCGCGGCTTCACCACCGGTGAGTTCTACCGCAACGGCTTCCCGATCAACCGTGGCTACCCCAACGCCCCGGACGCCAACACGGTCGAACGCCTGGAGGTGATCCGTGGCCCGGCCAGCAGCCTGTATGGCCGAGGTGACCCCGGTGGTACCTTCAACGTGGTCAGCAAGCAGCCTTTGCCCGAGTCGAAGGTCACCCTGGGCAGCCAGTTCGATGACCAGGGCATGCACCGCGCCACCCTGGACGCTAGCGGGCCGCTGAACCAGGACGGCTCGCTGGCCTACCGCCTCAACCTGCTGGGCGAAGGCGGCGACAGCTTCCGTGACGATGTGGAAAGTGAGCGCTATGACGTGGCGCCGGTCGTCAGCTGGCAGGTCAATGACAGCACCAAGGTCGTCTTCGAGGGCGACTTCATGCGCAACAACCACCCCCTCGACAGGGGCCTGACCCGCTATCCCACCCAAACTGGCAGCGCGTCGCGGGACACCTACATCTGGGAAAAAGGCAGCGACAACCTGCTGCACAACGACAACAACATGACCCAACTGCGCTTCGAGCACCTGCTCAACGAAGACTGGACGCTGGGTGGTGGCTTCCAGTACCTCGATGGCTCGCTCAAGGGTAATGCTGTCGAGGGCACGAAATTACAGGCAGATGGCCGTACGCTTGATCGCAACTTCAACTACCGCAAGCTGGAGTGGACCGACCGCGACTGGCAGTTGAACCTGACCGGGCATTTCGATACCGGTACGCTCAGCCATACCCTGCTGACCGGCATCGAGTACGAAAACTACCACTACAGTTCGATTATCCGTCGTTCCTCCGCGCCCTACCCGATCGACATCTACGACCCGGTTCTGGGCCAACCGCGGCCGGCGCTGAATGCGACGCCAACGACCTGGGACAATGAAAAGCTGCAGACCTGGGCTTTCTTCATCCAGGACCAGGTGGCGCTGACCGAACGTCTGAAGGCGTTGGCCGGTGTGCGCTTCGAGCGCTTCGAGCACGACTACGACGACCGCCGTGCCGCCAACCGCGACTTCCAGAAGGGTGAGAACGGCGTCACGCCACGCTTCGGCCTGATCTACGACCTGACCGACACTGTGGCGGTCTATGCCAATACCGCGCGCTCGTTCAAGCCCAACACTGGCACGCCCGCCGGCAACGGTAGCAGTGGCTTCGACCCAGAGAAAGGCAAGTCCTACGAGCTGGGTGTGAAATGGGAAGCACTCGATCGTCAGCTGAGCGTCGACGCGGCGATCTACCACATCGTCAAGGAAAACGTACTGGCCAACGACCCGAACGACGCCACCGGTACCTACAAGATCGCGGCCGGCGAAGTTCGTAGCCGTGGCCTGGATATCAATGTCGCCGGCAACCTCACCCCCGAATGGCGCGTGATCGGTGGCTATGCCTACGTGGACGCCGAAGTGACCAAGGACACGAGCCTGCCCAAGGGCACCCACCTGGCCAACATCCCGCGCAACAGCTTCAGCCTGCTGAACACCTACGAGTTCCAGGATGGCCTGGCCAAGGGGCTGGGGTTGGGCGTTGGCGTGAAGTACGTGGATGACCGGGCCGGGCAGACGGCGGCCAGTACCTACACCATGGAAAGCTACAGCGTGGTGGACCTGTTGAGCTTCTATCAGGTCAACGAACATGTGCGGCTGAACCTGGACGTGAAGAACCTGTTCAACAAAGGTTATGACGAGGGAGCGTTCAACAGCTACGTCTACCCAGGCGCGCCACGGACGGTTCAGGCTGGCGTTTCCTATACCTTCTGA
- a CDS encoding universal stress protein — protein MSQFKRLFVMLGPQMRHTPALQRAAALAESNGALLDINVFVDDVDTFGLMSDSRERERLLSDNRQWLADEAEQLVNAGLDVSTELLLTRDPLGSVLERVERLGCDLLIKDVQHEPVLKRLLVTPLDWQLLKDSPIAVHLVSDIRLPLPRQIAAAVDLNSHGAGEHLDEQVIHCAHALALQCNAELHLLHVCDAAKTHIADFGAGTVTMPGFDGNLRAAQRAAFNRLGDHHQIPLERRHFLEGPAIKAIAQFVGHSRADVIVMGSHRHDALQTFLGGTTAHVLEHPLCNVLAIKAVR, from the coding sequence ATGAGCCAGTTCAAGCGTCTGTTCGTCATGCTCGGCCCGCAGATGCGTCACACGCCGGCGCTGCAACGCGCGGCGGCGTTGGCGGAATCCAACGGTGCCTTGCTGGATATCAATGTGTTCGTCGACGATGTCGACACCTTCGGCTTGATGAGCGATAGCCGCGAACGCGAACGGCTGCTCAGCGACAACCGCCAATGGCTGGCGGACGAAGCCGAACAACTGGTCAACGCCGGCCTGGACGTGTCCACCGAGCTGCTGCTGACCCGTGACCCGCTGGGCAGTGTGCTGGAACGGGTCGAACGCCTGGGGTGCGACCTGCTGATCAAGGACGTGCAGCACGAACCGGTGCTCAAGCGCCTGCTGGTGACGCCACTGGACTGGCAGCTGCTCAAGGACAGCCCGATCGCCGTGCACCTGGTCAGCGATATCCGGCTGCCCCTGCCCCGGCAGATCGCTGCCGCTGTGGACCTGAACAGCCATGGCGCTGGCGAGCATCTGGACGAACAGGTGATCCACTGCGCCCATGCCCTGGCCCTGCAGTGCAACGCCGAGCTGCACCTGCTGCATGTATGCGACGCAGCGAAGACCCACATTGCCGACTTCGGTGCCGGAACGGTCACCATGCCCGGCTTCGATGGCAACCTGCGGGCTGCGCAGCGAGCGGCGTTCAACCGCCTGGGCGACCACCATCAGATTCCGTTGGAGCGTCGGCACTTCCTGGAAGGCCCTGCAATCAAGGCCATTGCCCAGTTCGTCGGTCATAGCCGGGCCGACGTGATCGTGATGGGCAGCCACCGGCATGACGCCCTGCAGACCTTCCTGGGCGGGACCACGGCGCATGTACTGGAGCACCCGCTGTGCAATGTATTGGCAATCAAGGCGGTCCGCTGA
- the hisN gene encoding histidinol-phosphatase encodes MSLSAEQIGEYRAFAEQLADAAAEAIKPYFRASLDVEDKGGRLYDPVTVADKAAEDAMRALIQARYPEHGILGEEAGVAVGSSPLTWVLDPIDGTRAFITGLPLWGTLIALNDGAQPVVGVMNQPFTGERFVGTPEGAWRNGTPLKTRACGDLASATLMCTTPDMFDTAERKAAFEAVAGKARLMRYGGDCYAYCMLASGFVDVIVEASLQPYDVQALMPIIEGAGGVITAWDGSSAQNGGCVVACGDPALHALVVDMLRHQQ; translated from the coding sequence ATGTCCCTGAGTGCTGAACAGATCGGCGAGTACCGCGCCTTTGCCGAGCAGTTGGCCGATGCTGCTGCTGAAGCGATCAAGCCCTACTTTCGCGCCAGCCTGGATGTCGAGGACAAGGGCGGGCGCCTGTACGACCCGGTGACCGTGGCCGACAAGGCGGCCGAAGACGCCATGCGCGCGCTGATCCAGGCCCGTTACCCCGAGCACGGCATTCTCGGCGAGGAAGCCGGGGTGGCTGTCGGCAGCAGCCCGCTGACCTGGGTGCTCGACCCGATCGACGGTACCCGCGCCTTTATCACCGGCCTGCCGCTGTGGGGCACGCTGATCGCCCTCAACGACGGCGCGCAGCCGGTGGTAGGGGTGATGAACCAGCCATTCACTGGTGAACGGTTTGTCGGCACACCGGAAGGCGCCTGGCGCAACGGTACGCCGTTGAAAACCCGCGCCTGCGGCGACCTGGCTTCGGCCACGCTGATGTGCACCACCCCGGACATGTTCGACACCGCTGAACGCAAGGCGGCGTTCGAGGCGGTTGCCGGCAAGGCGCGGCTGATGCGCTACGGCGGCGATTGCTATGCCTATTGCATGCTGGCCAGCGGGTTTGTCGACGTGATCGTCGAGGCCAGCCTGCAGCCGTATGACGTCCAGGCGCTGATGCCGATCATCGAAGGGGCGGGTGGGGTGATCACCGCGTGGGACGGCAGCAGCGCGCAGAATGGTGGCTGCGTAGTGGCTTGCGGTGACCCGGCGCTGCATGCACTGGTCGTGGATATGTTGCGCCACCAGCAGTGA
- a CDS encoding helix-turn-helix transcriptional regulator, which translates to MESRLLSERSSVFHHADPYAVSDYVNQHVGQHCIGLSRTTHPQASLSHRKFAELDLCRISYGGSVRVTSPALETIYHLQLLLNGNCLWRGPKREQHLVPGELLLINPDDPVDLTYSEDCEKFILKVPARLLDSICDEQRWQRPDGGVRFLRNHYRLDELDGFVNLLAMVCHEAEVSDSLPRVQGHYSQIVASKLLTLMTTNIRRERLGSPGASLERILDYIERNLRLELSAEALAEQACMSLRSLYALFDRHLGTTPKQYVRQRKLEQVHACLGDASCSVHSVTELAMDYGFLHLGRFSEVYRQQFGELPSETLRNRR; encoded by the coding sequence ATGGAAAGCCGCCTGCTGAGCGAGCGCAGTAGCGTGTTTCATCACGCCGACCCTTATGCTGTGTCCGATTATGTGAACCAGCATGTAGGCCAGCATTGCATCGGTCTGTCCCGCACCACCCACCCGCAGGCCAGCCTCAGCCACCGCAAGTTCGCCGAACTGGACCTGTGCCGCATCAGCTATGGCGGCAGCGTACGCGTCACCTCGCCAGCACTGGAAACGATCTACCACCTGCAGCTGTTGCTCAACGGCAACTGCTTGTGGCGTGGGCCCAAGCGCGAGCAGCACCTGGTACCGGGCGAGCTGCTGCTGATCAACCCGGATGATCCGGTCGACCTGACCTATTCGGAAGACTGCGAGAAATTCATCCTCAAGGTGCCGGCCCGGCTGCTCGACTCGATCTGCGACGAACAGCGCTGGCAGCGGCCCGATGGCGGTGTGCGCTTCCTGCGCAACCATTATCGGCTGGATGAGCTGGACGGTTTCGTCAACCTGCTGGCGATGGTGTGCCATGAAGCGGAAGTGAGCGATTCGCTGCCAAGGGTACAGGGCCATTACAGCCAGATCGTCGCCAGCAAGTTGCTGACGCTGATGACTACCAATATCCGTCGCGAGCGCCTGGGTTCACCCGGAGCAAGCCTGGAACGAATCCTCGACTACATCGAACGCAACCTAAGGCTCGAACTTTCCGCCGAAGCGTTGGCAGAGCAGGCATGCATGAGCCTGCGCTCGTTGTATGCACTGTTCGACCGCCACCTGGGCACCACGCCCAAGCAGTATGTGCGCCAGCGCAAGCTGGAGCAGGTGCATGCCTGCCTGGGCGATGCCAGTTGCAGCGTGCACAGCGTGACCGAACTGGCCATGGACTACGGCTTCCTGCACCTGGGGCGGTTTTCCGAGGTGTATCGGCAGCAGTTTGGCGAGCTGCCCTCGGAAACCTTGCGCAATCGGCGCTGA